A window from Exiguobacterium marinum DSM 16307 encodes these proteins:
- a CDS encoding NUDIX hydrolase, which produces MQPLINEDQIRNSFTMEEDYEQTAAVLIPLVEIEKEWHVVFEVRAHTMRQQPGEISFPGGRLEKGETPVEAAVRETCEELEITSGQVEVIGKLRPLATPHRQLIYPFVGMLSRLPTAQGTDEVDHLFTVPLSTLLMIDPFHGEMEWTMNPDQNIPLDRLANAKAYEKRVIKMKEPFYEHDDYIIWGLTGKFLTQFIQRIKENVFKPT; this is translated from the coding sequence GTGCAGCCATTGATTAATGAAGACCAAATTCGAAATAGCTTTACAATGGAAGAAGATTACGAACAGACAGCAGCGGTTTTGATTCCGCTCGTAGAAATAGAGAAGGAATGGCATGTCGTCTTTGAAGTACGTGCCCATACGATGCGGCAGCAGCCCGGCGAAATTTCTTTTCCGGGAGGACGACTTGAAAAAGGAGAAACACCTGTTGAAGCCGCCGTTCGAGAAACGTGTGAGGAATTAGAGATTACTTCTGGTCAAGTTGAAGTCATCGGTAAATTAAGGCCACTTGCCACACCCCATCGACAATTGATTTATCCGTTTGTCGGGATGTTGTCACGGCTTCCAACTGCACAGGGAACGGATGAAGTTGATCATTTATTTACCGTTCCTTTATCTACATTACTTATGATAGACCCGTTCCATGGTGAGATGGAGTGGACGATGAACCCAGATCAAAATATCCCACTTGATCGCTTGGCAAATGCTAAAGCGTACGAAAAACGGGTAATTAAAATGAAAGAACCCTTTTATGAACACGATGACTACATCATTTGGGGGCTTACTGGAAAATTTTTGACACAATTTATTCAACGCATAAAAGAAAACGTATTCAAACCGACATAA
- the hisJ gene encoding histidinol-phosphatase HisJ has translation MFDFTHDGHVHTPFCPHGTKDPLEQYIQVGIEKGLQTITFTEHAPFPETFIDPVPNRDSAMPFDSLPDYLNTLQQMKQQYKGVISIKIGLEVDLLPYLEEETIALLEPYATLLDEVILSQHFLYVDGTYMPIDFSAETFDELVTKLGSFENVMKAYYKSIERGLGFPWENINVARIGHIDLPIKYQKNYDWKRSEVKKEEERLLQVIADRGFGLDFNTAGLRKPDCGEPYVAGLAKAASELHIPFTLGSDAHLAQDVAAGFDIIAQKKATFL, from the coding sequence ATGTTTGATTTTACCCACGATGGACATGTGCATACTCCATTTTGTCCACACGGTACAAAAGACCCACTTGAACAATATATTCAAGTCGGAATCGAAAAAGGCCTGCAAACAATCACTTTTACAGAACATGCACCATTTCCTGAGACATTTATCGACCCTGTACCGAATCGAGATTCGGCGATGCCATTTGATTCACTTCCTGATTACCTCAATACATTGCAACAGATGAAGCAGCAATACAAAGGTGTAATAAGCATAAAGATCGGATTAGAAGTCGACTTGTTGCCATACCTTGAGGAAGAGACGATTGCGTTACTCGAACCATACGCAACGTTGCTCGATGAAGTCATCTTGTCACAACACTTCTTATATGTAGATGGCACCTATATGCCGATTGATTTTTCAGCTGAAACGTTTGATGAGCTCGTCACAAAACTCGGCTCATTCGAAAATGTGATGAAAGCTTATTATAAGTCAATCGAACGTGGTCTCGGATTCCCATGGGAAAACATCAACGTCGCTCGGATTGGACACATTGATTTACCAATCAAATACCAAAAAAATTATGACTGGAAGCGTTCCGAAGTAAAAAAGGAAGAAGAACGCCTCTTACAGGTGATCGCTGACCGAGGATTTGGACTCGACTTCAACACGGCCGGACTCAGAAAACCGGATTGCGGGGAACCTTACGTCGCAGGACTCGCAAAAGCTGCCAGCGAGTTACATATCCCATTCACATTGGGATCGGATGCACATCTCGCTCAAGATGTGGCGGCTGGATTCGACATCATCGCACAAAAAAAAGCCACGTTCCTATGA
- a CDS encoding sodium-dependent transporter, translating to MAQNSFASKIGFILAAAGSAIGLGAIWKFPYVTGTSGGGAFLLMFLAFTLLLGLPLLIGEFIVGRSTQKTALLAFKQLGHGRWSIIGYLGVIACFLLLSFYSVIGGWVLIYIGLGLSGTLNGRSADEFGDVFGSVVSTPEIAVIGQFLFLTITLLIVLRGVEAGIERMSKILMPLLFISFIVLVVRSLTLDGAMEGVRFFLQPDFSALTGESVLFALGQAFFSLSLGVAAMLTYASYIKTKGTLNRSANMIVLLNITVSLLAGLAIFPAVFASGLDPAEGPALLFVVLPAVFNQVPLGGFFMVLFFLLFAFASITSSIAMLEVVVAGVTDRLNEKKPTWSKKQVTVTAALLVFLVGVPSALSFGLLSDLQIWNGRTFFDTMDYLVSYILMPVGAFLTSIFVGYVVDQRILKDEIQTSQPGMKLYPIWHALIRYVIPVTVGVVMVSTWLNT from the coding sequence ATGGCGCAAAATTCATTCGCCTCAAAAATTGGATTCATTTTAGCTGCCGCAGGTTCGGCGATTGGTCTAGGTGCGATATGGAAATTTCCGTATGTCACTGGAACTAGTGGGGGCGGTGCCTTTTTACTCATGTTTTTGGCGTTCACGTTATTACTTGGTCTACCATTATTGATTGGAGAGTTCATCGTTGGACGTTCGACTCAAAAGACAGCACTTCTTGCTTTTAAACAATTGGGACATGGACGATGGAGCATCATCGGCTATCTTGGTGTCATTGCCTGTTTCTTGTTGCTTTCCTTCTATAGTGTTATTGGGGGATGGGTCCTCATTTACATCGGACTCGGTTTGAGTGGAACATTAAATGGACGAAGTGCTGACGAATTTGGTGATGTCTTCGGAAGTGTCGTGTCAACACCTGAAATCGCCGTCATCGGACAGTTTTTATTTCTCACGATTACGCTTTTGATTGTCTTACGTGGGGTAGAAGCGGGAATCGAACGGATGAGCAAGATTTTAATGCCGTTATTGTTCATCAGTTTTATAGTCCTCGTTGTCCGCTCATTGACACTTGACGGGGCGATGGAAGGGGTCCGCTTCTTCTTACAACCTGACTTCTCTGCTCTCACAGGGGAATCGGTCTTATTTGCCCTTGGACAAGCCTTCTTCTCCTTATCTCTAGGGGTGGCTGCGATGCTGACATATGCATCTTACATTAAGACGAAAGGGACGCTGAATCGTTCCGCGAACATGATTGTTCTATTGAATATTACCGTTTCGCTCCTAGCAGGTCTTGCCATCTTCCCGGCAGTCTTTGCTTCAGGATTAGACCCAGCTGAAGGACCGGCATTGCTCTTCGTCGTCCTACCGGCGGTCTTCAATCAAGTTCCGCTCGGTGGATTTTTCATGGTATTGTTCTTCTTATTATTCGCATTCGCTTCAATCACGTCTTCGATTGCGATGTTAGAGGTCGTCGTCGCGGGTGTGACCGATCGTCTGAATGAAAAGAAACCGACATGGTCGAAGAAACAAGTAACGGTTACAGCTGCCTTGCTCGTCTTCCTCGTCGGTGTGCCTTCTGCGCTGTCATTTGGGTTATTGAGCGATTTACAAATCTGGAACGGGCGAACGTTCTTCGACACGATGGATTACCTCGTCAGTTATATTTTAATGCCGGTCGGAGCCTTCTTAACGTCAATTTTTGTTGGTTATGTAGTAGACCAACGTATTTTAAAAGACGAGATTCAAACATCTCAGCCAGGTATGAAGCTTTATCCAATCTGGCATGCACTCATACGCTATGTTATACCGGTGACAGTAGGAGTCGTCATGGTATCCACGTGGCTTAACACATAA
- a CDS encoding ABC transporter permease/substrate-binding protein, translating into MLETFQNRQGQLVEALIEHLQLSVVSLLIAVLIAVPLGIWLTRRKKIAETAIGVTAIIQTIPSLALLGLMIPLVGIGALPAIIALVLYALLPILRNTFTGLNEVDKSLLEAARACGMKPNQSLMKVELPLALPVIMAGIRTAMVLIVGTATLAALVGAGGLGTLILLGINRNDNYLILLGAIPAAILALLFDFLLRQMEGATASRNKTKLIAVSTVLALIIITPLAFGRSQETDLVVAGKLGPEPEILMNMYKLLIEEETDLSVSVKPNFGETTFVWGALKSGDVDIYPEFTGTALASLVKESPESNDAREVYEQARDALAEDGYVMLEPMQFNNTYALAIPREYAEAEDITAISDLRNVESDIKAGFTLEFTDREDGYPGLQDEYGFDFPSVVSMEQKLRYRAISRGDVNLVDAYATDPDIAENDLVVLKDDRQFFPPYQGAPLLKEETLEEYPEIEDALNQLAGKITDEQMSELNRRVAYGNERAYDVAKDFLEQEGLL; encoded by the coding sequence ATGCTTGAGACGTTCCAAAATAGACAAGGACAGCTTGTCGAGGCACTGATTGAGCACTTACAGCTCTCTGTCGTATCACTTTTAATCGCCGTCTTGATTGCCGTACCGTTAGGAATCTGGCTGACGCGTCGTAAAAAAATTGCTGAAACCGCTATTGGTGTTACTGCCATCATTCAAACGATTCCTTCTCTTGCTTTGCTCGGGTTGATGATTCCGCTCGTAGGAATCGGTGCATTACCTGCAATCATTGCGCTCGTCTTATACGCGCTTCTTCCGATTTTACGGAATACGTTTACAGGTTTGAACGAAGTAGATAAATCATTACTTGAAGCAGCAAGGGCTTGTGGAATGAAGCCGAATCAGAGTTTGATGAAAGTCGAACTTCCGCTTGCTCTCCCTGTCATAATGGCTGGTATTCGAACTGCCATGGTCCTTATCGTAGGAACAGCGACACTCGCTGCCCTCGTTGGAGCGGGTGGGCTTGGTACATTAATTTTGCTTGGGATTAACCGAAATGACAATTACTTAATTTTACTTGGGGCCATACCGGCTGCTATTTTAGCACTATTGTTTGATTTCTTGTTGCGTCAGATGGAAGGTGCAACAGCATCTCGCAATAAAACGAAATTGATTGCCGTCTCAACCGTACTCGCCTTGATTATCATCACTCCGCTCGCATTCGGTCGCTCACAGGAGACGGATTTAGTCGTCGCCGGAAAACTTGGACCTGAGCCTGAAATTCTGATGAATATGTATAAGTTGTTAATTGAAGAAGAAACGGATCTGTCCGTATCAGTGAAACCGAACTTTGGTGAAACGACATTCGTATGGGGTGCTCTGAAATCTGGTGATGTCGACATCTATCCGGAATTTACTGGTACGGCACTCGCTAGTCTCGTAAAAGAGTCACCTGAGTCAAATGATGCACGCGAGGTGTACGAACAAGCGAGAGATGCACTTGCAGAAGACGGGTATGTGATGCTTGAGCCGATGCAGTTTAATAATACGTATGCACTTGCTATTCCACGTGAATATGCAGAAGCAGAGGACATTACTGCGATTTCAGATTTACGAAACGTGGAATCAGATATTAAGGCAGGGTTCACCCTTGAATTTACAGATCGTGAAGATGGATATCCTGGTCTTCAAGATGAATATGGATTTGATTTCCCATCCGTTGTGTCGATGGAGCAAAAGTTGCGTTATCGTGCCATTTCTCGAGGAGACGTCAATCTAGTTGATGCCTACGCAACTGACCCTGATATTGCCGAAAATGACTTGGTCGTTTTAAAAGACGATCGACAGTTCTTCCCACCTTATCAAGGGGCACCCCTCTTGAAAGAAGAAACACTTGAAGAATATCCAGAAATCGAAGATGCCCTTAATCAACTCGCTGGAAAAATCACGGACGAACAGATGTCTGAATTGAACCGACGTGTCGCTTACGGAAATGAGCGTGCATATGACGTAGCGAAAGACTTCTTAGAGCAGGAAGGGTTATTATGA
- a CDS encoding DUF2187 family protein, producing the protein MGVSEEFLVGDIVKSTREGWVAEVTAVLTNTVIADVSIMEEFQQLGLEFEKQVLLKSELELIERAS; encoded by the coding sequence ATGGGTGTGTCTGAAGAATTCCTCGTAGGTGATATCGTGAAGTCGACTCGTGAAGGATGGGTTGCTGAAGTGACCGCCGTACTGACCAATACCGTGATCGCAGACGTATCGATTATGGAAGAATTTCAACAACTCGGGCTCGAGTTTGAAAAACAAGTTTTATTAAAATCAGAATTAGAATTGATTGAACGCGCCAGCTGA
- a CDS encoding DUF2157 domain-containing protein: MIEVSIDKKVREWQEAGLLDESTGKRLVDYEHKQRAASERNNHKPPVLVIVGSILLALSLFSFVAANWQAIPDLLKIGLFLLFMVGFYVFAERVRLKTPRYVILLRVLGFVFFVATMAVIFTTYNLSGQLTLLFWILFTMAVLHRIMYEHVIFSIISAITAFMAVTNSFEGIGLTLIGFALIVTWVWFHFVEESLDRTFAWLTFYGLFNIFGQYVDYEGRLWPLWSLVILHVLLLFYRKQAGWQSVYLFVAAVLSIGYLVNVTGSWLSQRPPSILEATLLSISFVAIYLIHRRNDLLWVCFLAVIPFALFEDSGVLLAVMIEVIALTYLVRQDMTRQPTIFAFIYFLVVQMTIYFIYVWDRLDVSLFFLIGALIVFALSLGLWWRNRTRKGVTT; encoded by the coding sequence ATGATTGAGGTGTCCATTGACAAAAAAGTTCGTGAATGGCAAGAGGCGGGATTGTTAGATGAATCGACCGGTAAAAGACTAGTCGACTATGAACATAAACAACGGGCGGCTAGTGAGCGAAACAATCACAAGCCGCCCGTTTTAGTTATTGTCGGGTCGATTTTATTAGCGCTCAGTCTATTTAGCTTCGTCGCAGCCAATTGGCAGGCGATTCCCGACCTTTTAAAGATTGGACTATTTCTTCTTTTTATGGTTGGATTTTATGTGTTTGCCGAACGAGTTCGCTTGAAAACCCCGAGGTATGTCATATTATTACGCGTGTTAGGATTCGTCTTTTTTGTGGCGACCATGGCGGTCATCTTTACGACGTATAATCTGTCGGGGCAGTTGACCTTGCTGTTTTGGATACTCTTCACGATGGCAGTCCTTCACCGAATCATGTATGAGCACGTCATCTTTTCCATCATCTCCGCTATCACTGCGTTCATGGCTGTCACAAACAGTTTCGAAGGCATCGGGTTGACGTTAATTGGATTTGCACTCATCGTGACATGGGTATGGTTCCATTTTGTGGAAGAATCGTTAGATCGGACGTTTGCTTGGCTTACCTTTTACGGATTATTTAACATCTTTGGTCAATATGTGGACTATGAAGGTAGACTATGGCCACTTTGGTCTCTTGTTATCCTCCATGTGCTTCTCTTGTTTTATCGAAAACAAGCCGGGTGGCAATCTGTATATCTGTTTGTCGCAGCTGTTTTGTCGATTGGATATTTAGTAAATGTAACGGGAAGCTGGCTTTCTCAAAGACCACCATCCATTCTTGAGGCAACACTCCTTTCTATTTCATTCGTTGCGATCTATTTAATCCATCGTCGAAACGACCTTTTGTGGGTATGCTTTCTTGCTGTAATCCCATTTGCGCTATTCGAAGATTCAGGTGTGTTATTGGCAGTGATGATCGAAGTCATTGCACTCACGTACCTCGTTCGCCAAGATATGACGAGACAACCCACCATCTTCGCCTTTATCTATTTTTTAGTCGTCCAAATGACGATTTATTTCATTTATGTTTGGGACCGTTTGGATGTATCCCTCTTCTTCTTAATCGGTGCACTGATCGTCTTTGCGTTGTCACTCGGATTATGGTGGCGTAATCGTACAAGAAAGGGTGTGACGACATGA
- a CDS encoding GDYXXLXY domain-containing protein, with protein sequence MKRLSMWVIPAVQVMIAILFVILVYAISWVGETYTFKGTSFEPFDPYFGDSIYLEYDEFEGRQNVEAGTVYVSFEQGEDGFAVIDRVESKPFLGGVRANYYDRILYIEEMGSYRVPQDEMDAVEGENSFTVQVDVAPWGMLRLHDLKPIE encoded by the coding sequence ATGAAACGGTTGTCTATGTGGGTCATTCCGGCCGTACAAGTTATGATTGCCATTTTGTTTGTCATCCTCGTCTATGCCATCTCATGGGTAGGGGAAACGTACACGTTTAAGGGAACTTCGTTTGAACCGTTCGATCCATATTTTGGAGACTCGATCTATCTTGAATATGACGAGTTTGAAGGACGACAAAATGTGGAGGCGGGTACGGTTTACGTCTCGTTCGAGCAAGGGGAAGACGGATTTGCTGTGATTGACCGAGTTGAGTCAAAACCGTTTCTCGGAGGAGTACGGGCGAACTATTATGACCGTATTCTTTATATAGAAGAAATGGGGTCGTATCGTGTCCCTCAAGATGAAATGGATGCGGTCGAAGGTGAAAATTCTTTTACGGTTCAAGTCGATGTTGCGCCGTGGGGGATGCTCAGATTGCATGATTTGAAGCCAATTGAATAA
- a CDS encoding 5-bromo-4-chloroindolyl phosphate hydrolysis family protein, with protein MKTWMKWALTGAVIYFAINVFDFSWLFIIVGALVLNEVWSTNKRKNRQRTPTTVAKRAKKKLLLDEEESFSGSRILKPIEDPISARQFEATDDLELQFLQRTIEQGYEKLQQIDRVLPEIKDVEVRREMKAVSKEAHELFEELFENPQDAKHVRDLFTFYLDSLVSVVLKFKELEGKRVIIQEETREQLITNMRLIVDKFKEQRGRLLEDDAVDFERELIMMERVLSDQPEGRKKHDFIE; from the coding sequence ATGAAAACATGGATGAAATGGGCCCTGACTGGGGCAGTCATATACTTTGCCATCAACGTATTCGATTTCTCCTGGTTATTCATTATAGTAGGGGCGCTCGTCTTGAACGAAGTCTGGTCAACGAATAAGCGCAAAAACCGTCAGCGAACACCGACAACGGTCGCAAAACGGGCGAAGAAAAAACTGCTGCTTGATGAGGAAGAATCGTTCTCAGGCTCAAGAATCCTAAAACCGATTGAAGATCCTATCTCGGCACGTCAATTCGAGGCGACGGATGATTTAGAACTTCAATTCTTGCAACGGACGATTGAGCAAGGGTATGAGAAACTGCAACAGATTGACCGTGTCTTGCCTGAAATCAAAGATGTAGAAGTAAGGCGAGAAATGAAAGCAGTGTCAAAAGAAGCGCATGAATTGTTCGAGGAACTTTTCGAAAATCCGCAAGACGCGAAGCATGTTCGAGACTTGTTCACATTCTACTTAGATTCCCTCGTCTCGGTCGTCTTGAAATTTAAAGAACTGGAAGGAAAACGGGTCATCATTCAAGAAGAAACTCGAGAACAATTAATAACGAATATGCGGCTAATTGTCGATAAATTTAAAGAACAGCGCGGACGTCTTCTTGAAGATGATGCCGTAGACTTTGAACGTGAACTGATTATGATGGAGCGAGTCTTATCTGATCAGCCGGAAGGGAGAAAAAAGCATGACTTCATCGAATGA
- a CDS encoding 3D domain-containing protein, with amino-acid sequence MKLIKYMIVIGTAMMGMFTFMNQADAAQIGIGTEQKIVQNPLELERQAIEEERQKEIARQKKIAEEKRLAEEKRLEAERLAAEKAKEEAEKARLAKLEAERKAEEERKEAERVAAQKAAASSNKNATASPVSTTTSKKVITVESTAYSNDVADNKAYGGRVLTATGHDVTDSIYYNGMRIIAVDPSIIPLGSKVHIQGVGDAIALDTGGRIKGHIVDLLVDSKQDAIQWGRRHIQVTLY; translated from the coding sequence ATGAAATTGATTAAATATATGATAGTAATTGGAACCGCGATGATGGGAATGTTCACATTCATGAATCAAGCAGATGCTGCTCAGATCGGAATCGGGACAGAACAGAAAATCGTTCAAAATCCACTTGAATTAGAACGACAAGCGATTGAAGAAGAGAGGCAAAAGGAAATCGCTCGCCAAAAGAAAATTGCCGAAGAGAAACGCTTAGCTGAAGAGAAACGTTTAGAAGCAGAACGTCTCGCTGCAGAGAAAGCGAAGGAAGAAGCAGAGAAGGCGAGACTAGCTAAACTTGAAGCAGAGCGTAAGGCAGAAGAAGAACGTAAAGAAGCGGAAAGAGTGGCGGCACAAAAGGCAGCGGCTTCTTCAAACAAGAACGCTACGGCATCACCAGTGTCTACGACAACGAGTAAAAAAGTCATTACTGTCGAATCGACAGCTTACTCAAACGATGTTGCTGACAATAAGGCGTATGGAGGTCGTGTTTTGACTGCGACTGGTCATGACGTGACTGATTCGATTTATTATAACGGCATGCGAATTATCGCCGTCGATCCTTCTATCATTCCATTAGGTTCAAAAGTGCATATTCAAGGTGTCGGTGATGCAATCGCCCTTGATACCGGTGGCAGAATCAAAGGACATATTGTTGATTTATTGGTCGATTCAAAACAGGATGCGATCCAATGGGGTCGTCGACATATCCAAGTCACTCTTTATTAA
- a CDS encoding diacylglycerol/lipid kinase family protein has product MRALIISNPKSGTSETMLGEVIGTIESLYEEITIKKTQEIGDALRFSSESGPFDHLIVIGGDGTLNEVVNGLMTLEREERPTVGIIPAGTCNDFARALELPIQPTQAANVIKSKHTQQVDVIQVDEMYALNFVGIGLIADTSRQIDPDEKESLGSIGYFLATIRQFREADPFEIRLYRKDELLYEGDVSFLYIGNGSYLGTVPTKLETQSFSDGLLEVVHSSSIGFPMIRQLLAQQLGLDQKSPEWNHFQASHVKVELSQPQIIDIDGEHFESEQLSIQIQENAVTFLTP; this is encoded by the coding sequence ATGAGAGCTTTGATTATTTCGAATCCGAAGTCTGGTACGAGCGAGACGATGCTCGGGGAGGTCATTGGAACGATTGAATCGCTCTATGAAGAAATCACCATCAAGAAGACGCAAGAAATTGGGGATGCACTCCGATTTTCCTCAGAGAGTGGACCTTTCGACCATCTCATCGTGATTGGTGGGGACGGTACGCTGAATGAAGTAGTGAACGGATTGATGACGTTAGAGCGCGAGGAGCGACCTACCGTAGGCATCATACCGGCTGGGACATGTAATGATTTTGCGCGAGCGCTCGAACTCCCAATTCAACCGACACAAGCTGCAAATGTCATTAAGTCGAAACATACGCAACAAGTGGACGTCATTCAAGTGGATGAGATGTATGCCCTCAATTTTGTCGGGATTGGATTGATTGCCGATACATCACGACAAATCGACCCAGATGAAAAGGAATCACTAGGGTCAATCGGCTACTTTTTAGCGACGATTCGACAATTTCGTGAAGCGGATCCGTTTGAAATCCGGTTATATCGAAAAGATGAGCTGCTCTATGAAGGCGATGTAAGTTTTCTCTATATTGGAAACGGTAGCTACCTCGGGACAGTCCCGACGAAGCTTGAGACACAGTCCTTTTCTGATGGACTGTTAGAGGTTGTTCACAGTTCATCAATCGGGTTTCCGATGATTCGACAACTTTTGGCGCAGCAACTCGGTCTCGATCAAAAATCCCCCGAGTGGAATCACTTTCAGGCTTCTCATGTGAAAGTAGAATTGAGTCAACCTCAAATTATCGATATCGATGGTGAACATTTCGAATCTGAACAATTGTCCATCCAGATTCAAGAGAATGCAGTAACATTTTTAACGCCATAA
- a CDS encoding toxic anion resistance protein: MTSSNETNWQSWPEEELTSDTKTKTEAEGFSDPSVEWSSVSQAEEVPAIQAKPDVPQEHRERITRLAESIDIKKTDSVMLFGSNVQRELSQFSDQILTEVRMKDGGDAGKLLSDLMQNVRKMDPDMLQPEKKSFMDNIPLIGRAKKKAENYKLQFEKMNVYLEEVIHNLDRAKFGLMKDITMLDQMYDKNKRYFEELNVYIAAGETKLDHVREHEIAPLRHEVEVSKDQSKLQQLNDMIQLADRFEKKLHDLKLSRTISLQMAPQIRVIQQNNQILAEKIESAVVNTIPLWKNQVVLALSLTRQKTALRMQQDVTKTTNQLLEQNSKMLKDSSIEIAQENEKGIVSVESLKVAHENLLSTLDETLRIQQEGKQKRRDAERELDRMEHELKEKVIEIASKNKELPKDTGY, translated from the coding sequence ATGACTTCATCGAATGAAACGAACTGGCAGTCATGGCCGGAAGAAGAGCTGACATCTGATACAAAAACAAAAACTGAGGCAGAGGGGTTTAGCGATCCGTCTGTAGAGTGGTCATCTGTTTCGCAGGCAGAGGAAGTGCCTGCTATCCAAGCGAAGCCAGACGTCCCTCAAGAGCACCGTGAGCGCATCACGCGATTGGCTGAATCAATCGATATTAAAAAGACGGATTCGGTTATGTTGTTTGGGTCGAATGTCCAACGTGAACTGTCACAATTCTCCGACCAAATTTTGACGGAAGTCCGAATGAAAGATGGCGGGGACGCCGGGAAACTTTTGTCAGATTTGATGCAAAACGTCCGAAAGATGGACCCGGACATGCTTCAACCGGAGAAGAAGAGTTTCATGGATAACATCCCGCTCATCGGTCGCGCAAAAAAGAAGGCTGAGAACTATAAACTTCAATTCGAAAAAATGAACGTCTATTTGGAAGAAGTCATCCACAATTTAGATCGTGCCAAGTTCGGTCTAATGAAAGATATCACGATGCTCGATCAAATGTATGACAAAAACAAGCGTTATTTCGAAGAATTAAACGTCTATATCGCAGCGGGTGAAACAAAGCTAGATCATGTACGTGAGCATGAGATTGCGCCACTGCGACATGAAGTGGAAGTTTCTAAAGACCAGTCAAAATTGCAACAATTGAACGACATGATTCAATTGGCGGACCGTTTTGAGAAGAAATTGCATGACTTAAAACTCAGTCGTACCATTAGCCTTCAAATGGCACCGCAAATTCGGGTCATTCAGCAGAATAACCAAATCCTTGCCGAGAAGATTGAATCGGCGGTCGTCAACACGATTCCGCTTTGGAAAAACCAGGTCGTTCTTGCGCTCAGCCTAACGCGTCAGAAGACGGCACTTCGTATGCAGCAGGACGTGACGAAGACGACAAACCAGTTGCTTGAGCAGAACTCGAAGATGTTGAAAGATTCTTCGATTGAAATCGCACAAGAAAATGAAAAAGGGATTGTTTCTGTTGAATCACTGAAAGTTGCTCACGAGAACTTACTTTCAACGTTGGATGAAACATTACGTATTCAACAAGAAGGGAAGCAAAAACGTCGCGACGCCGAGCGTGAACTCGACCGAATGGAGCACGAGCTTAAAGAGAAAGTCATCGAGATCGCCTCGAAAAATAAAGAACTGCCAAAAGACACTGGATACTAA
- a CDS encoding deoxycytidylate deaminase, whose product MEKQRLWDETWLLFADMMAERHSKCASKSVACVIVKDEKPISIGLNGTPSGHTNCNEIYIKKEEGFYKHANYVTSTDVDMINEPARLIRDGVTYIKCTDPYDHHHWSKQHEIHAEINAIGKLAADSTNAFGATAYVTHSPCHACSLALIAARVARVVYAVGYEHGDGLELMRDSGIEVLHMPLEKMYKNTL is encoded by the coding sequence GTGGAGAAACAACGATTGTGGGACGAGACGTGGTTGCTGTTTGCCGATATGATGGCCGAGCGACACTCGAAGTGTGCATCCAAGAGCGTGGCATGTGTCATTGTGAAGGATGAAAAACCGATTTCGATTGGCTTGAACGGAACACCTTCCGGTCATACGAATTGTAATGAGATTTATATTAAAAAAGAAGAAGGATTTTATAAGCATGCGAACTATGTGACGTCGACGGACGTTGATATGATCAACGAACCAGCACGACTCATCCGTGACGGTGTGACATATATCAAATGTACGGACCCGTATGATCATCATCACTGGTCGAAACAACATGAAATCCATGCCGAAATCAATGCGATTGGAAAACTGGCTGCTGATTCGACGAACGCCTTCGGTGCGACCGCTTATGTCACCCATTCGCCATGTCACGCCTGTTCACTTGCCCTAATCGCCGCACGAGTCGCACGAGTAGTCTATGCGGTCGGTTACGAGCATGGCGACGGATTAGAATTGATGCGTGACAGTGGGATTGAAGTGCTACATATGCCACTAGAGAAAATGTACAAAAATACATTGTAA